Below is a window of Brassica napus cultivar Da-Ae chromosome A5, Da-Ae, whole genome shotgun sequence DNA.
GATACAACACGTGTTCCACAAGTAGCGGTGCTTCTAAAGCTTTATTAAGCATCGTTTCCTCTTATTAatcctatttttcttttttttaatctttatttgGTTAAGCACCAGCATTAAGCGCTCTCGTTAAAGATGGTCTCAGGTTTTTAAAACCAACGAAAACTTCTAgtcttaacaaaaaaatttgatccgcattttttacaaaaaaataaaacgatcaGCACTAGTAATACGTACGAGTGTGTGACATGCCATTTTAATGCAAATGTTATTAGGCTTCAAATATCcatttggatatccaaaatatttcccatttctttgataaaaaataactcCCATTACATTAACGATGCAAATTTAACTTATTAGGCGAGTGATTTATATCATCCACGAAACCATTGCCTTAAACTGGTGTATCCATGCATCAAATTTGTGCTAATTGAAGTAAATTAGAGTAAACATCAATAATGTCAAGACTCGAGAGGAGATGGTATCTGGAATTTATTGCGATGATGATTGGAATACTTGGAACTAAGTGGCAAGTAAAGACTCGGATAATGGAGACCTCCCATACCTCCCATATTATAAAACGAGCTTGTGTCAGTAAGTATCCATAGTAtcaatatttctatttttcttcaCATTTAATTTTTGACTGATATTTTTATTCACagttttttttactaaactttCTCCTTCacagtttttattttgaattaaagaaaactatcttcttcttttttttttgactgatAAAGAAAACTATCTTGGTTTAGGAAAACATATCTTATACTGTaaatcatttttcttatatgacaACAAACTAGAGTTACTAGACGTTGTGTCGCTCCTGTACGTATGTTTTATGTATATTGTTTTCTAGAATACTACATAAAGGTaactaaatactaaaataacTTATCAgcatattaaaaagtaaatttatttgtcgatgtttattttattttgcaattttgttattttataataaaaaaatatgttttataataatGCACTGCTGCTACATGATGCTTGCCGCAACCGACTCCTTTCACACTATCACCGGAAACTACCATTAACGATCCTTTTTAATCCACTAATTATCATTGCATCATGACTATAAACGATTGATTTTGTCAAAATTTAGTCAGTATAGTTTAAATAGTGGCTAtccaattataaaatacatgCAATGCATTGGCATATAAAATCCATGCGTTTTGTCACAATATTATGATGAATgacaaaatatatagtttcatgAAAACTGTACCTTTAAATTGATATCATCCTTCAAGTGCTAAATAGATTCAGTAATTAGATTTTCTTGGTAATCTGGTTCTTGTAGTGAGTGAATGAAATTACGGTGAGTATCAAATAagaaatggagtaaaagtgaatataAGCTAAAAAATGCTCCAACTCAATTCAATATATCActtcataatgaaatttactccataaatagagtaatatattttttttttgttcatagaGTGAAAAATGGAATAGGGTTCAAAcaattttattccatttttacttttattttattttgaaggaaaaaatagaattttacatTGGAGATACTCTTAACTACCCAATTAAAATATATGCAATGTATTGGCATGTAAAATCCATGCGATTTGTCacaatattttgattttcttgtCACAATATTATGATGAAtcacaaaatatatagtttcatgAAAACTGGAAAAACGTATTTCcctgccaaaaccggaaaatgtcaaaactgaaaaaactcatttttccgccaaaactggaaaaacgtattttcccgtcaaaccttcaaaaaaatattttccgccaaaaatacaaaaatacatttttcccgtcaaaaacgcaaaaatacacatttttcgccaaaactgcaaaatgcattttcccaccaaaattgCGGAAAAAATTTCCCGTCAAACCCGCAAAACACACTTTTTcgtcaaaaacacattttctaccaaaaccgcaaaacatattttttctgccaaaaccgtaaaaaacgtatttttccgccaaccccataaaaacgaattttccgccaaaaccacaaaaatgcattttttcgtcaaaaacacatttttcttcaaaaaccacaaaaatatttttcgccaaaactgtaaaaatgctattttcagccgaaacataaaaaatatattttttaattattttattaacaagtccacctggATGCAAATGcaagttaaaaaatgaaaatcaaatGAACATAGATGCATGAACGAAATAAAAAAACGAACAACACCCAAATAAACCATCTGGATAAAACATCTAGATGGACTATTTGAATGCATTttccagatgtacaaacgaacaggCTTAAATAGATTCAGTAATTAGATTTTCTTGGTAATCTAGTTCTTGTAGTGAGTGAATGGAATTACGGTGATCTAAAATCAAGCGTTTAGTCATTTTCGAAGCAATTTTCCAAGctctttttaatcaaaaaacaaGCACTTCATTTCATCATTTCTACAAGTGCATTACAAAACTAGGGATTTCTTCACacataaaacaacaacaaattaTTGAATTTGGAGAAACAAATTCTTACACATAAGAAACGACAAGAAGCATAGTATAGATCAaaccctttaacaaaaaaaaagaagcatagTAGGGATCAAAACAACATAACATTGGGAAATTGCACCCTAtagatataaaaaccataaacccaCTATCTAACCAAaaacattctctctctctttatctctctTTCTATCTCTCTTTAACCTCTTACTAAAATCTAATTGctcttttttttagttatttggcaaataagcTCCAAAACATTCGTGACAAAAAAAGTAGGGATCAAAAcacatgtacatatatatatatatatatatatatatatatatatatatcttatatgcATATATCTAGTGGTGACTGATCATCGACCCGACAGACACATGTTGGGTAATAAATATGACACAAACACAGAGATTTTTAAGTTTCCTCTCTTTTGGTCACATTACAAATTTGTCCACATCTTACTGGTAAAACAATACTATTGCCCTATATACcgatcaaatattttatattacaaCACGTATATATAGGAGACAGCcacataaaatcataaaattacatataaaatcAAGAACCTTTTTCCTTATTATGAAGTTCAGGATCTGTTCTTGCAGTACTTCTCCATTGCTCTCGGAGCTAtaacagaaacaagaaaaacaaattaatttttattcgAAAAATAGAAAAGTGGAAAGACACACAAAATGAGTTAGATATACCAAGTCCAATTGCTTCAGATCCCTTCATAATGCGCAAACGTTTGCATGAGTCGACAAACATTCTGAAATGGATATTCAAGTTTACGGTTAGAACATTGGTATGTGAGTCCTTAACATTTATAGTTTATTCTAAGGTTTTAGGCAATAATGTGGTGAGAAGAAGTTGATTGTGCCAGCTACGAATGAGCTTATTAGACTtattgatgtatatatatagtatatacaatTGCATAATTGGAAGATCCTCTTGTCTCTTGCCAACCAATGCATGGTTGTACGTATTTATAACACAGAGTTTGAATACTTTGGCTTATTCTCTACCAATTTCGGAAACGTGTAATGAGTCGAGTTATTAGTTAAAAATCTGACACATTAGAGATTAAACTTGACTTACTCCCATGGGACATCCCCGACGAGCATCCAATCGCCATCTTTGTCCTCGTAGCTTGGAACGTATTCAGAACTATTAAGCAGATCCATTAGCTTGCTCTCGTTCATGAAATCTATCATTCCTTGTGCTCCATAGTTTCCTTGAAATTATTCAAAACattaacaaatcatataaatTTATGCGTTTATATGTATACCATATAGTAACTCGCATAGTTATTATAATCTAATCCTTAATATATGTATGTAGATGCAAATTTACGATTTTTGATTATTGTACACACATACATACGGCTTTGAGTGTTAAAATAGATACGTGAGTTTCCAAAATTCTTTAAATACTAATTTATATGTGTCCCACTTTTTCGATATTACATTCTAACACGTACCCATAGTAAAGGAGCTGAACATTTTAGCCAAAGCATCAGAGAGATCCTTGTAGCTTTTGTACATCTTAAGGTCCACTTTCCTTAGGTAAGGAGCTCCGTCCATGGATACCTTAACCAATGCAGCTCCGTAAGCTCCTCCGCCGCTATTTCCAGCCTTCTCGCTGCTGGCCTCCTCCTTGCCACTTGTCTTCTGCTGTGTGATGATGTTTTTCCTGTAGTTCCTCACAGGTGGCCATCCCACCACTTGGGCTCTACGTACAACgacatttattatatatgtacacATATCAATGTTATTACTAGATCTTTAATTTACTGTTATGGCTTGACTATAGATAAATGCTTTAATGTTTGCTTTTGCGATGAATAAATTGCTGTTTACGCATCAACCACGCtaagttgtttcttttttctgtagtggtttatatataatattgctAACAAAAGTAACTTCAAAGTTatggattaatatatatatatatatatatatattaaaaagtttatgtatatattaaaaggttatgttttttttttgtaacacattaaaatgttatgtatatggtaatacatatatgtatgtaattTTCAACGTAACcagtttcaaaaagaaaaattggtTGGTGGTATGTTTACTCAAATCAGTCACAAAATAGTAAGCTTGGAGGAtaactattatatttattataatatattagtgCTGAAGAGTGCGAATACGTCGTCCAAGAACTTACATAGAGATGgagatttgttattttttaaccatgtatttatatatgtatgtatgtatgtatgtatagcTTACTTAGCAGGAGGCTTAGCAGGGTCTTTGAGGAGAGTTTTGTCTTTGGAAGCTGAGGCGACGTTGTTAAGATCGACGGCTCCTTCTTTGTTGGATTGAAGATTGAGCATGAGATCAACGGTCTCTGAGAAGCCTCTCTTGTTTCCCACCGCCGATTTTGCCAGATTCTCGGTGGCCTCAGCGTCGCCGGGGAGGCCGAGACAGAGCTCCGTAGCCTTGAGGTTAATAAGCTGTCCGATCATGTTACCTGTAATAGATTATAGAtgttatttctctctctctctgatttgGTAAGAGGGGAAGAAGGGAGAGGAAGGGGGCAATAATAATATAAGGAGATAGGATGGTGGTGGGGTGTATGAAGTGCATGTGCATGTCCTTTgcacttttttttcttcatgtgTGGGGTTTTTGCCACTTGGGATTATTAGATGTTAATAAATCACTTTTACTAGCTTTGGTTCTTTGTTTCATGATGATCAATAATTTTCTAGTTAAAACTTTTGATTGGTGATTGACAATGAATGATTTTATCTAGCTATAAAGTAAAGGGACGGAATTATAAATTAGTATCAACTTAAAACTATTTGGATTATTTTAATGTAAGAAATTtcttttgttctatttttttttgaatttttagtcTCATTTTCCTTATACTCTAATATACTGAATTTAAAAGGGATTTTTGCTAGCAATGAACAACTAATCTACCCACTGTCTTTTTTGCCATAAAACCAATTTTTGACTATTTTAGACATTGATTACTCTTGCATTGTCTCAAAAAGTCattatgaatggtgaccaaggTATGATAAGAAATAATGAGGAATAATGCATTTCATAACGTTCCTACCAAAAATCACAATTCAgaaagaataatttttttctttctctttcttttttttgcagaaaaataaaaaacaaaattattccttgttaaatttgaaaatgaacaaccattccttttcatttCTGGTATTTTATTCATCTATGTTCTTTTCCTATTCGTTCCTTTTGTTTCCAGAATTGTCACCGGTTGGAGCTATACTAATTTATTGAAAagctaaaaatgtaaaattataaaacatgcTATTAATATACATGTATACCTATGGAAAATACTTTGTGATGAAATTactatcaaaattaaaaattaaaaacgtctacaagtgttttttttaactcaatcTACCATCTACGACAACTTGAAAATGTAATTTCACTGAACAAATAATCCATTGATTTTAGAATACGAAATATATCACATATGAATCCATCTATCTCGTATAATTTACACTCTAcgactattttatattttcaaagttagcatataaaatttgtaaacttTATGCACCAGTTTAGATATCATGTATTTTAACTCCGAGAGAAAACTGATAAAGAAAAACCATGGTTCCAAAGTAAATATTAAGTTTCACTAACTCAACAAAtgtaacatttataaaatacatacaaaatataatgaGACAGAATATGTTTAGGTATTTGTGCCTTAGACGTCTGGTACAATTCATGTCAGATTTATCCGGGTCTTCGACATTTGCATCCAACTAGGTATTTGAAAACAATTGGTTCGGATTCGGATCGGTTTCTTTTGGATCCAGAATAGTCTGTGTCCACAATTCAACTACATGTAACATACATGTAATTTTGATACCAAATGAGACCAATTTAGTTTGGGTATTTAGGTCCAAAAGAGACTCAAAGTACACGAAAATTGAAAAGCCGGAACACgaaaaaatacccaaaaatcaaacaattacctgaaaatatttaaatatccaaAAGAACCAAAATTTTACCCGAGGaacaaaaaatatctaaatttttatccGAATacctgaaatatatattttttttaaatttgaaatttcgtCGGGAACCTAAATTATAACCGAAAATGCGAaccaaaacttttaaaaaaattatatactgaaaacatatattaaatacCCAATTAACGTAGTATTCACAAAATTTGGGTATTTTGGTTATCCGGACTCGAACAAAGACCCACGGGTCCAAAAATATCCAATAGGTATTTTTTCGATCACGGACCGGAACCTGTATTTCCTATCGGTTTCGGTTCACTTTTGGATTCGGGTAAGATTTTCATGCCTAAGAGAGAGAGTTAATAAGAGTGTACAAGCAGAATTTCAAATAAAGTAAtgcataaattatataattttaaacgaatttacTTATTTGATATACTACaactttataaaataatactCCTAATATACAACAAGACCAAAGAACTAATTCATATCTAGTTTTGTTTATAACCCAAAAATACTTGCGCTTTTGAAGCGGATCAAATCTAGTTTCCAttacaggaaaataaatataGCTAAATTTGAGAATACTTTCCTCTATTGTAGCATCCACAGATAAAAATAGCAATTGGTTGAAGATGCTCTAAGATCTCGagccaaatttaaaataaaaatttcaaaaagaaattaaaatgaattttcgaatttcaaaaaaaaattgaaaaaaaaatccaagaattctttttataaaatagtttaaatttgaaaacctatagttcgaaaattataaaaaaattatagtttttttttaatttttatatatttaaataattatttatatttatgtatctATAAATCAAGGGTATAGAAGTGTTTTCCCTCtttaatgaagaaaatatttgtGAAAATATCCTTTTAATGaaggtaaacatgaataatggtacAAACAATATGGTAAACTTGAAATTCTCCCATATattaacttatattttaaatatgaaatatttttatcattattttaattcctttttaaaatattaactgtaaattttattttttttgatataaacataatttttatattattaagtaAAACAATTATCAAAATCTCCAAATGAAAACGTTGATCAAAAGATATTTAGAGAGAATTTATGTCTTCTAAATGCTTTTACAATAATTGTTGATTGAATAACTAAGAGTAATTGCTTGAAATATACTAAGTTTGATATCACTTTTCAAAACTactttaaaatttggatttagggtttaatgattATTATTTAGAGGTTAGTATTTAAGGTTAggtttataatcttttataaataaatcttaaacatttatCAATGATTTAGGAtggttaattatgtttttatactAAACATAAAagtatttataagaatatatcgTTTAAACGTAAATTTTGGAAAGTAGCATCAAATTTGACGTAGAGTAGAAATTTCTCCAGTAATTAGGAGAATATATTTTTAGGCAGTTCTGTCTATTGATATGATAATGAACAATCTAATATGGAAATATTTGCATGAATctgtttttgaatttatttctagcaaaataacatattagttacaactcatatttatttatatattagataaaattaatctaaatttttgaaatgaaatttatattggtttaaaaaatatttctttcaaACCGAAGAATATAAAAATCTTTGACCTTCTACCGTCTGTAAAACCCAAAAACATCTTGTAGACTTGTACCATTGCATTCAAATACTAACTAGCTAATCTTATTGGAACTCCTACAAATACTTTTGACGCAAGTCAATTGTATATACTTTGTAAAGTCACCATGAGGGCAATCCTCCCACAAGAGAGCATATATGATCGTTGATTTGAATATGCCATATACTACCCTTCATATCAAGTCGAGAACCATCGAGCCTAAAATGGTTTTGGCAATCTTACAAATTATCATCATCTTTGCTCTAATatcgtttttagtttttttttttaaaactaagctCATGTCCaactatatctttttttttgtccacaTGTCCAACTATATCTATTAGTGTAAaataattatcatattttatagAATATTGAAAAGTTTTGTGCgtaactttagtttaaaaaaaaatgattgtttaCATGGTGGATCATAACAGATGATCGGTTCACTCTCTAACATTAATCAGAAGGTATTCCAAACTCGGGACAGGTAATATGATAGCCAATCCACTTTTTAGCACTAAGTGCATTCCTCCCGAGGCCGACCGGATCAGCCGACAGAGTTCatgaaaaaatgatttgttaggatattaatacaaatttacattaaaatttagactattttttaaataaaatacaattcaTTATCTTCCAAAAGAAATCAATTCCGATAAGAGCTACAAATTCTGGGTAACCGGATAAACAATGACTTTAGGTTACATAAATCAACAACAAGAATCCCTTTTTTGCTGTAAAGTATATAAGCAGATTAAGCTATGCATAGAATGGAAGCAATAGAAGCCAATGATTTTGGCCTccaaaataataactttattttGGCCAATTTCTTAAAAAACATCTGTTAGCTTTACATTAACAACGTAAAATTTGGTAGCtaaccaaaaaatataatttcatatattaattgataaacttAGATAGAGGCTTTGAAACATCTaccatgttgacaaaaaaaaagaaacacctACAATTATTTAATAGGGTCAATTGGTGAAGTAACTATGTTGGaaacaaaattaacaaaatagatATACATTGGAAGTGTGAAATTTTAACACACACTTGGATCTTTCTCTCCTGCATGCGCGTGGGCATATGCTATTCTATTTTCGTGTATAATATAGAACAAACCAAACACAGTAAGAGAGAAAAAGATAGAAGGAGAGGGAGAGATAGAGAGTAAGAGAAATATTGTAAGTTATATTAGAATGTTAAGGACATAATCAAAAAGAGTGAAGAGTTAGGAGTGAGATGGAGAAGAAGtagaaagaaaaagaacaatGAGATGGAAGAAAAAAGGTAAAGAAAaataaggaaaaagaaaatgagtaagcagtgaaaaaaatttaaaggaaGAGCAGAGGAGAGAAGGGTAACAAaaaagatgaagaggaagaagatgaaaaaaatGTGAAGATGAACAAAAAGAAGAGGAGGATGATATAATTGTAATATACTATATTTTGCCACTAAAATAGAatagtataatatttaaaatataatattaccaaTCAATCTATCGATTGTATGAAAAAAATATGGGAGAAGATCAAGAATTTAGTAGAGTTATAATAGTAAACAATTCAATTTagatcaaattttttaaaatattcatgtttaagtatgatgtctcatttgaattagatattaaattatTCTATGTTTTTCAAATAGAGTAGAGTGTGTGTGAGCGAGTGAGAGAGGGAGATagaaatataacttttaaatatgatgttattttttacaaataatatagAATAGAACAGGATATTCGTGTTActaacaatttatatattttgaaagaaatttATATCtctttgagaaaatttaaaatacaatatgtaTAAAAAGATATGAATGATTTATTCTGATATTACAATCTGGCaacttatattcataaataaaatatagcacaaataaaatgaaaggggaaaaaaaagaaaagaaaaaatcaaaggTTGAGATTGCTTAGGggtaaatatagtaatatttCTCAAAAGTGTATGACATATTCTAACTTTATTGTTCATATGgttatttttgaatttgtttttcatgGTTACTCATGCTAATTTCTCTATTTAATACACTCCTTCTATGCTCAACTGTTCACTGCAGGTACATcatgtagaattttttttttttttttgaaaaatcatcaTCGAGTAGAATTGGACGGTGAATTTCTGTTAATCGAATTGGTCAACATTCTAATTAGTTTGTGTCCAGCATTATCATTTACCGTTATTATTACGTAAactaagtgtttagtatagacCACACTTAATCGTTAGGTCTTACAAAACAGTGGCGATTAACGtctaaccaattataaaattataataacaagtaatatataatttagtattcataaactataatatttaatatattataatatattttgataaagtataaatttgtaatattaaataataatatataaaacataagagACACTCTAATGTAGATTTCTCTACATGAATatctaaatatacatatataaatatatatatatgtacttttGGATACTCATGTAGAGAAATCCTCATTAGGATTACTCttagatatatttaaaatattattataatatttaaacgtCTGCTTGATCGTTCTAGAAGTTAGGTGTTGGATTACCGCACCCGTTTAACAGCTAATATTTAAattctttctattttattttattttgacataAAAAACTATTACATGGATATGGTTTCGTTCCTTTATTTTAGTGATCTTATTTCAAATAACGTGTTTTAAATGTTAAGGGTAATACATAATAGAACTACTAATCATTTAAATAGAACCGTAGACATTGTGGTATTAAAAGGAGAATCTAATTAGTGGTCTAGGTTCATGCCCTTTAGTGGTGGTACACTTAGTAAACACTGACGTCAATACTCAACTTCCTTAACAATTCACACATGAATATATTGACTTTTAATGTGAAGAACCGACTTGTAGTGGTTTTGAATTGTTTATGTAATTTCACTTGTTAAAATTACCTATagactaggttaagatccgcgttTTGTGCGGaataaagattatatatataaataattttatcgattatatatttttacatattataaaattataaaaatatattgaataattacaAAACAGTAACTATTACATCTATAATTGAATTGATgcgaatatataaataaattttattaatccaaacaatattttttttctatttgatagtatatatataaatttaaattatattagaatatatagtatatttttaatattaatttctattaaatgatgatttctactcatatgatgtttttgatcatttatatcttttaaagtaagaactttaaattactgataataaaattttaattgtgagattaatagttttagtaatttataattttattaaaaattaagttgtcaatgtttgttatatgcttttatcaaaaaacaCTGTTCAACGTAAATTtcgtaattaaaatatttatgtattttatatattatatggtttAATTAAAGGGGAATTTACCAAATataactcaaaacttgattttgattgcAAAAGTATACGCAAACTTGAATCatatgcaaaagtaacctaaaacccttgtgaaattacaaccagctttgtgaccaaacaaaaaaaactgaactcatttttacaaatatatcCCCGCTAAGTCTTCTGAGTCTTTTGAGATTctgttaagtcttctggacgacgtCCACAGAAGTCGTCTGGTATaattgatcttaaaaataatttataaattttgtaaaaaatattttgataagcaaaaaattaaaatcatgtaattataaatagttttaagtgatataaattaaaatataataaaattgaattgttttcaacatagatgagtgaaagtagtgaatcatTATATTCTTTCGTCtagggtttgacaacatatgttgtagcaTTTTATGTATTCTTCGGGGTAGATTTTGAAaagcttaaatattttttttgaaaaattaaatttttatctacatgtgattatttctgtgtatagtaaacaatttgattttattttatgaactgtttagttagttaatttagtttaggagttatgtttagggtctagacgacttacatgttagtcgtctggGAAGTTTTCTTACTCCCGctaaaaatagtttagtttCTCGctgaaaatattttagtttcccgctaaaaatattgaagttttctgggcgacttacaagtaagtcttctgatcgaaaatatttaaccttagTGGAATTTTTTCTCCATATATCTAGAAAacttacacattctctctcctcctctcaaatagctgcaacaaaaatagcatgttcctcattctaaaactctccaacctctctctaacctctttgaacttataaacaccaaactttatatcaatttattgtttttgtctcatgtctttcttactagtTTGTCTTGTTTTGGAGGTTTTTCATCACATAGttttcatcttccactcatttaaaggtaaatttattaattttagatatgtatttttgtatgttttataaaggtagatctatctaatattccactcattttctctgtttttaagccatttgaacgtttttagAGAttcaggtttttcagatctggatttggatatgcatgttcagatctggaagatttcagggctagaagacttccagacgacttccataaTAGATATGAGCGTtctggtaagttcttatgtctaaTGGAGTCTTCTCCCaggtctccctttcataatagatctgagcgttctggtaagttcttatgtctgatttttcttcatttggcaAACTCCTATTGCAAAAAATTCATAcatttttcccaaactaaaactctcctaacccactctaatctctttgacttgaaaacactaaactttatataaatttttcatttttgtctcatgtctttctcactaatctattttttgttgcaggttttaatcagatggttctcatcttccacttggatatgtactttgtgtcttttataaatgtatgtctatttaattttccactcattttccTTGTTTTTAAGCCACTTGAATGTTTTTTAATATGATATGCAAGTCTTTCAGATTTGCGTTTGATATACATGTTTCTCAGATCTACatcagactttg
It encodes the following:
- the LOC106451788 gene encoding auxin-responsive protein IAA7, which codes for MIGQLINLKATELCLGLPGDAEATENLAKSAVGNKRGFSETVDLMLNLQSNKEGAVDLNNVASASKDKTLLKDPAKPPAKAQVVGWPPVRNYRKNIITQQKTSGKEEASSEKAGNSGGGAYGAALVKVSMDGAPYLRKVDLKMYKSYKDLSDALAKMFSSFTMGNYGAQGMIDFMNESKLMDLLNSSEYVPSYEDKDGDWMLVGDVPWEMFVDSCKRLRIMKGSEAIGLAPRAMEKYCKNRS